One Nocardioides aromaticivorans genomic window carries:
- a CDS encoding helix-turn-helix domain-containing protein, which produces MIPVPPVPVALRRHVAARIPYDVDFGAPGVHRGLPSTTITLVLPLDDPLRVSWAGRPGTLHAAFSSLSGLHAAPAAIHHDGTQRGVQLALTLEGARVLLGRPAADLSGELTDLEEAVVPTALRELPERLHALATWPARVALVDRTLAALAARGGDAAPRAEVARALALLTAGRRVAEVAHDVGYSRRRLGTLVRAECGLAPKELQRIARLEVARRLLGRRPLAEVAAVCGYADQAHLAREWRALAGCTPTAWLREEFPFVQDHGADGGAGSDREH; this is translated from the coding sequence GTGATCCCGGTCCCGCCGGTCCCCGTCGCGCTGCGCAGGCATGTCGCCGCGCGGATCCCGTACGACGTCGACTTCGGCGCACCCGGCGTCCACCGTGGCCTGCCGTCCACCACGATCACGCTCGTCCTGCCGCTCGACGACCCGCTGCGCGTCTCGTGGGCGGGACGCCCGGGCACCCTGCACGCCGCGTTCTCGTCGCTGTCGGGGCTGCACGCCGCGCCGGCGGCGATCCACCACGACGGCACCCAGCGCGGCGTCCAGCTCGCGCTGACCCTCGAGGGTGCGCGGGTGCTGCTGGGGCGACCTGCCGCGGACCTGTCGGGGGAGCTGACCGACCTGGAGGAGGCCGTCGTACCCACGGCCCTGCGGGAGCTGCCCGAGCGGCTGCACGCGCTCGCGACCTGGCCGGCCCGGGTGGCGCTCGTCGACCGCACCCTCGCCGCACTCGCCGCTCGCGGGGGAGACGCCGCCCCGCGGGCGGAGGTGGCCCGGGCGCTCGCGCTGCTGACGGCCGGGCGGCGCGTGGCCGAGGTGGCCCACGACGTGGGCTACAGCCGCCGGCGGCTCGGGACGCTGGTCCGCGCCGAGTGCGGGCTGGCGCCGAAGGAGCTCCAGCGGATCGCGCGCCTCGAGGTCGCCCGCCGCCTGCTCGGGCGCCGGCCGCTGGCCGAGGTCGCCGCGGTCTGCGGGTACGCCGACCAGGCGCACCTGGCGCGGGAGTGGCGGGCGCTCGCGGGCTGCACGCCCACGGCCTGGCTGCGTGAGGAGTTCCCGTTCGTCCAAGACCACGGGGCGGACGGGGGAGCAGGCTCGGACCGTGAGCACTGA
- a CDS encoding VOC family protein — protein MSTDELAATVRLWPALQFRDVDAMTTWLGAIGFVEHATHRDGTGTVVHAEWLWPGGGGVMFGAVRDESPLQPAGSGAVYLVTDDPDAAFEAAVAAGATVERAMVDQDYGGRGGSVRDPEGNHWSFGSYQPGAGAGA, from the coding sequence GTGAGCACTGACGAGTTGGCCGCCACCGTGCGGCTCTGGCCCGCCCTGCAGTTCCGTGACGTCGACGCGATGACCACCTGGCTGGGGGCCATCGGCTTCGTCGAGCACGCCACCCACCGCGACGGGACCGGGACGGTGGTCCACGCCGAGTGGCTCTGGCCGGGCGGAGGAGGAGTGATGTTCGGTGCCGTCCGCGACGAGAGCCCGCTGCAGCCGGCCGGGTCGGGAGCGGTCTACCTCGTGACGGACGACCCGGACGCGGCGTTCGAGGCCGCCGTGGCCGCCGGCGCCACCGTGGAGCGGGCGATGGTGGACCAGGACTACGGCGGGCGGGGCGGCAGCGTGCGGGACCCGGAGGGCAACCACTGGTCGTTCGGGTCCTACCAGCCCGGCGCTGGGGCGGGGGCGTGA
- a CDS encoding prephenate dehydrogenase, translating to MPETSEAGILTGPVEIVGTGLIGTSIALACRRAGLEVLLTDTAPDHLRTATGLGAGRARTPADVPQLVVVAVPPDALGPAVVAALDAAGPDTVVTDVGSVKAPPLDAVGAHPSRSRYVGSHPMAGTEYSGPLTASASLFDGRPWAVTPGPDATPAATRTVEALVRLCGAVTVRLSPVEHDRAVARTSHVPHLMASLVAGTLAAAPPEHLALSGTGVRDVTRVAGGDPRLYSQIIAGNAAEVAALLTEVRARLDLVLEAVTDDDRVGLESLLGYGQAGTRAIPGKHGTAPQAMEAVRVAVPDHPGELARLFADAGDSGVNIEDVRIDHDPGRPVGLVELDVVAERAEDLRVALESKGWATQI from the coding sequence GTGCCTGAGACCAGCGAAGCCGGCATCCTCACCGGGCCCGTCGAGATCGTCGGCACCGGCCTGATCGGCACGTCGATCGCGCTGGCCTGCCGCCGCGCCGGCCTCGAGGTGCTGCTCACCGACACCGCGCCCGACCACCTCCGGACCGCGACCGGGCTGGGCGCCGGACGGGCACGCACGCCGGCCGACGTCCCGCAGCTGGTCGTGGTCGCCGTACCCCCGGACGCGCTGGGGCCCGCTGTCGTGGCCGCGCTCGATGCCGCCGGCCCGGACACGGTCGTGACCGACGTGGGCAGCGTGAAGGCACCGCCGCTGGATGCCGTCGGGGCGCACCCGTCCCGCAGCCGGTACGTCGGCAGCCACCCGATGGCCGGCACCGAGTACAGCGGTCCGCTGACCGCCAGCGCCTCGCTCTTCGACGGCCGCCCGTGGGCGGTCACGCCGGGACCCGACGCCACGCCCGCCGCCACTCGCACGGTCGAGGCCCTGGTCCGGCTCTGCGGCGCCGTGACCGTCCGGCTGAGCCCGGTCGAGCACGACCGCGCCGTGGCCCGGACCTCCCACGTGCCGCACCTGATGGCCTCCCTCGTGGCCGGCACCCTCGCGGCGGCACCGCCCGAGCACCTCGCACTCTCCGGCACCGGCGTGCGCGACGTCACCCGCGTCGCCGGCGGCGACCCGCGGCTCTACAGCCAGATCATCGCGGGCAACGCCGCCGAGGTGGCCGCGCTGCTCACCGAGGTGCGGGCGCGGCTGGACCTCGTCCTGGAGGCGGTCACCGACGACGACCGGGTCGGGCTCGAGTCGCTGCTCGGCTACGGCCAGGCCGGGACCCGCGCCATCCCGGGCAAGCACGGAACGGCTCCGCAGGCGATGGAGGCGGTCCGGGTCGCCGTACCCGACCACCCGGGGGAGCTGGCGCGCCTGTTCGCCGACGCCGGGGACAGCGGGGTCAACATCGAGGACGTCCGGATCGACCACGACCCCGGTCGCCCGGTCGGCCTCGTCGAGCTCGACGTGGTGGCCGAGCGCGCCGAGGACCTGCGGGTGGCGCTGGAGTCGAAGGGCTGGGCCACGCAGATCTGA
- the cmk gene encoding (d)CMP kinase, translating to MNAPLNVVVAVDGTSGSGKSSTCRAVADRLGLRYLDTGAQYRAMTWWMLSNGIDVHDPAAVAARAQDPQIVSGTDPLAPTITVDGTDVSVEIRSDEVNGAVSPVSAVPEVRARLVDLQRSIVGDGGIVVEGRDIASVVCPDADVKVYLTADPAARAARRALENGGADVAATEASLLARDKIDSGRAVAPLTQVDGAVHIDSTDRTLDEVIELVVGLVMERV from the coding sequence GTGAATGCACCGCTGAACGTCGTTGTGGCCGTGGACGGAACGTCCGGTTCGGGCAAGTCGAGCACCTGTCGCGCTGTCGCCGACCGGCTCGGCCTGCGCTACCTCGACACGGGCGCGCAGTACCGCGCGATGACGTGGTGGATGCTGAGCAACGGCATCGACGTGCACGACCCGGCGGCCGTCGCCGCGCGGGCGCAGGACCCGCAGATCGTGTCCGGCACCGACCCGCTCGCGCCGACGATCACCGTCGACGGCACCGACGTGTCGGTCGAGATCCGCAGCGACGAGGTCAACGGCGCGGTCTCGCCCGTCAGCGCCGTGCCCGAGGTGCGCGCCCGGCTGGTCGACCTGCAGCGTTCGATCGTGGGCGACGGGGGAATCGTCGTCGAGGGCCGTGACATCGCCTCCGTCGTGTGCCCCGACGCCGACGTGAAGGTCTACCTGACCGCCGACCCGGCCGCCCGCGCCGCCCGCCGCGCCCTCGAGAACGGTGGCGCCGACGTCGCCGCCACCGAGGCGTCGCTGCTCGCTCGCGACAAGATCGACTCGGGGCGTGCCGTGGCCCCGCTGACCCAGGTCGACGGTGCCGTCCACATCGACTCGACCGACCGGACCCTCGACGAGGTCATCGAGCTGGTGGTGGGCCTGGTGATGGAGCGCGTGTGA
- a CDS encoding lysophospholipid acyltransferase family protein, which translates to MNAAHQEAPRSDGVETPARWLLVRGRPASRWLIRRRYDVRVHHPERFPAHGPAVVAGNHVGFVDGPLMAIFAPRPVHALTKEEMFSGPLGWFLRRAGQVPLDRFHTDPRAVRTALRVLRDGHAVGVFPEGTRGPGDLTTFHTGAAYLALVTGAPVVPMTFLGTRLPGGRSSSLPPKRAQIDIVVGEPMAVDAVSWPRTRDHVRLTSAALRAHMRSGLADALEETGRSLPGPLPQGDRDE; encoded by the coding sequence GTGAACGCAGCCCACCAGGAGGCGCCGCGCTCCGACGGGGTCGAGACCCCGGCCCGCTGGCTGCTCGTGCGCGGCCGGCCGGCCTCGCGCTGGCTGATCCGGCGCCGGTACGACGTCCGGGTGCACCACCCCGAGCGCTTCCCCGCGCACGGGCCGGCCGTCGTGGCCGGCAACCACGTGGGTTTCGTCGACGGGCCGCTGATGGCGATCTTCGCCCCCCGGCCGGTGCACGCGCTGACCAAGGAGGAGATGTTCAGCGGGCCGCTCGGGTGGTTCCTGCGCCGGGCCGGGCAGGTGCCCCTGGACCGCTTCCACACCGACCCGAGGGCGGTCCGCACGGCGCTGCGGGTGCTGCGCGACGGGCACGCGGTCGGGGTGTTCCCGGAGGGCACGCGGGGCCCGGGCGACCTGACCACGTTCCACACGGGCGCGGCGTACCTGGCGCTGGTGACCGGCGCGCCCGTCGTACCCATGACCTTCCTGGGGACCCGCCTGCCGGGCGGGCGGAGCAGTTCGCTGCCCCCCAAGCGGGCGCAGATCGACATCGTGGTCGGCGAGCCGATGGCCGTCGATGCGGTGTCCTGGCCCCGGACGAGGGATCATGTACGTCTGACGTCGGCCGCCCTGCGCGCGCACATGCGCAGCGGGCTCGCCGACGCGCTCGAGGAGACGGGGCGGAGCCTGCCGGGTCCGCTCCCGCAAGGAGATCGTGATGAGTGA
- the der gene encoding ribosome biogenesis GTPase Der: MSEAAPAGVVPVLAVVGRPNVGKSTLVNRILGRREAVVEDIPGVTRDRVSYDAEWNGRAFTVVDTGGWDPDARGMAAMIKAQAEIAVGLADAVLFVVDSTVGITDADEAVVRVLRKSGKPVVLAANKVDDERAEAEAYGLWNLGLGEPFSVSALHGRGSGDLLDAVLSVLPEAPEHGYEELGGPRRIAIVGRPNVGKSSLLNKLAGEERVVVDNVAGTTVDPVDELVELGGQTWRFIDTAGIRKRVKEASGHEYYAWLRTSTAIERAEVCVLVLAGDESIAEQDMRILQEVREAGKALVIAFNKWDLVDAERRYYLDREIERDLVQVQWAPRINITAKTGWHIDRLVPALTRAIEGWETRVSTGALNSFLGRIVAEHPHPVRGGKQPRILFGSQVSTAPPVFKLFTTGKLDQGYERFIERRLREEFGFVGTPIEIKVQPREKRGRR; encoded by the coding sequence ATGAGTGAAGCTGCCCCCGCCGGGGTGGTCCCGGTGCTGGCCGTCGTCGGCCGGCCCAACGTCGGCAAGTCGACCCTGGTCAACCGCATCCTGGGCCGCCGCGAGGCGGTCGTCGAGGACATCCCCGGGGTGACCCGCGACCGCGTCTCGTACGACGCCGAGTGGAACGGCCGGGCGTTCACGGTGGTCGACACCGGTGGCTGGGACCCGGACGCCCGCGGCATGGCCGCGATGATCAAGGCGCAGGCCGAGATCGCCGTCGGCCTCGCCGACGCGGTTCTCTTCGTCGTCGACTCGACGGTCGGCATCACCGACGCCGACGAGGCGGTCGTGCGGGTGCTGCGCAAGTCCGGCAAGCCCGTCGTACTGGCCGCCAACAAGGTCGACGACGAGCGAGCCGAGGCCGAGGCCTACGGCCTGTGGAACCTCGGCCTGGGCGAGCCGTTCAGCGTCTCCGCGCTGCACGGGCGCGGCTCCGGCGACCTGCTCGACGCCGTGCTGTCGGTCCTGCCCGAGGCGCCCGAGCACGGCTACGAGGAGCTCGGCGGCCCCCGCCGGATCGCCATCGTCGGCCGTCCCAACGTCGGCAAGTCCTCGCTGCTCAACAAGCTGGCCGGCGAGGAGCGGGTCGTCGTCGACAACGTCGCCGGCACCACCGTCGACCCGGTCGACGAGCTGGTCGAGCTGGGCGGCCAGACTTGGCGCTTCATCGACACCGCGGGCATCCGCAAGCGGGTCAAGGAGGCCTCGGGCCACGAGTACTACGCCTGGCTGCGGACCTCCACCGCCATCGAGCGGGCCGAGGTGTGCGTGCTGGTCCTCGCCGGCGACGAGTCGATCGCCGAGCAGGACATGCGGATCCTGCAGGAGGTGCGCGAGGCCGGCAAGGCGCTCGTCATCGCCTTCAACAAGTGGGACCTCGTCGACGCCGAGCGCCGCTACTACCTCGACCGCGAGATCGAGCGCGACCTGGTGCAGGTGCAGTGGGCGCCGCGGATCAACATCACCGCCAAGACCGGCTGGCACATCGACCGGCTCGTGCCGGCGCTGACCCGCGCGATCGAGGGCTGGGAGACGCGGGTGTCGACCGGCGCCCTCAACTCGTTCCTCGGCCGGATCGTCGCCGAGCACCCGCACCCGGTGCGCGGTGGCAAGCAGCCGCGGATCCTCTTCGGCAGCCAGGTCTCGACGGCGCCGCCGGTGTTCAAGCTGTTCACCACCGGCAAGCTCGACCAGGGCTACGAGCGGTTCATCGAGCGCCGCCTGCGCGAGGAGTTCGGGTTCGTCGGCACGCCGATCGAGATCAAGGTGCAGCCGCGGGAGAAGCGCGGGCGGAGGTAG
- a CDS encoding DNA polymerase Y family protein, whose translation MVVWCPDWSVTAGLLELADGRGEDDPVLDVGAPAVVLANNRVVVCNATARAEGVRRGQRRRDAQARCPEVVLLSANPDRDARWFEPVLTTVEEVRPGVAPLRPGLLALPAPGRYFARGGEGGIGGEEAAAALLAEHLVGAGVWDCRFGAADDLYAAERAARQATPQGCLVVPAGGSAEFLRSLPVTALADDGPEGAELADLLRRLGLVLLGDFAALSGASVSNRFGAYGVEVWRRVQGEEVVRLASRTPPPELACEISFEPPLDSAEAVTFSVRTTAERFVAGLSERQLVATGVRIEAEFEDGVSARTWLHPRCFTSRDLVDRVHWQLQAGMAGSGLRSRKSTGESITSPVTLVRFLPDTVEPAGAHVDGLWGGGADDQVVRGVARVQAMVGYDAVRVPVRQGGRSAADRQALVPWGERPVGLRPVDRPWPGRIPGPAPSRVFAEALEAEVVDEAGVDVAVTSRGQVTGPPWRFRIGRRWHPVASWAGPWPVDESWWLGAGSGGRAARFQVVGVDGRAWLLCWRSPGSWEVEAAYD comes from the coding sequence ATGGTCGTCTGGTGCCCCGACTGGTCGGTGACGGCGGGGCTGCTCGAGCTCGCCGACGGCAGGGGCGAGGACGATCCCGTGCTCGACGTCGGCGCGCCGGCCGTCGTACTCGCGAACAACCGGGTGGTCGTCTGCAATGCCACCGCCCGGGCGGAGGGGGTGCGTCGCGGCCAGCGCCGGCGTGACGCCCAGGCGCGCTGTCCCGAGGTGGTGCTGCTGAGCGCCAACCCCGACCGGGACGCGCGCTGGTTCGAGCCGGTGCTCACGACCGTGGAGGAGGTCCGGCCCGGGGTCGCCCCGCTGCGGCCGGGCCTGCTCGCGCTGCCGGCTCCCGGACGCTACTTCGCGCGGGGCGGTGAGGGTGGCATCGGTGGCGAGGAGGCAGCGGCGGCGCTGCTGGCCGAGCACCTCGTCGGTGCCGGGGTGTGGGACTGCCGGTTCGGTGCGGCCGACGACCTGTACGCCGCCGAGCGGGCCGCTCGCCAGGCCACGCCCCAGGGCTGCCTGGTCGTGCCCGCCGGTGGGTCGGCGGAGTTCCTGCGCAGCCTGCCGGTGACCGCGCTCGCCGACGACGGGCCGGAGGGGGCGGAGCTCGCCGACCTGCTGCGCCGGCTCGGGCTGGTGCTGCTCGGTGACTTCGCCGCGCTCTCGGGGGCCTCGGTGAGCAACCGGTTCGGTGCCTACGGCGTCGAGGTGTGGCGCCGGGTGCAGGGCGAGGAGGTCGTCCGGCTGGCCTCGCGCACACCCCCGCCCGAGCTGGCCTGCGAGATCTCCTTCGAGCCGCCGCTCGACTCCGCCGAGGCGGTCACCTTCAGCGTGCGCACCACGGCCGAGAGGTTCGTCGCCGGGCTCTCCGAGCGACAGCTCGTCGCGACCGGGGTGCGGATCGAGGCGGAGTTCGAGGACGGCGTCTCGGCCCGGACCTGGCTGCACCCGCGCTGCTTCACCTCCCGCGACCTCGTCGACCGGGTGCACTGGCAGCTGCAGGCCGGCATGGCCGGCTCGGGACTGCGCAGCCGCAAGTCGACGGGGGAGTCGATCACCTCCCCGGTCACCCTCGTCCGCTTCCTCCCCGACACCGTCGAGCCCGCCGGCGCCCACGTCGACGGGCTCTGGGGTGGCGGTGCTGACGACCAGGTCGTGCGGGGCGTGGCGCGGGTCCAGGCCATGGTCGGGTACGACGCCGTCCGGGTCCCGGTCCGCCAGGGCGGCCGGAGCGCGGCCGACCGCCAGGCGCTGGTCCCGTGGGGGGAGCGGCCGGTCGGCCTGCGTCCCGTCGACCGGCCGTGGCCGGGCCGGATCCCCGGGCCGGCGCCGAGCAGGGTGTTCGCCGAGGCGCTGGAGGCCGAGGTCGTCGACGAGGCGGGTGTCGACGTCGCCGTCACCAGCCGGGGGCAGGTGACCGGACCGCCGTGGCGGTTCCGGATCGGCCGGCGCTGGCACCCGGTCGCCTCGTGGGCCGGGCCGTGGCCGGTCGACGAGTCCTGGTGGCTGGGGGCGGGCAGCGGCGGCCGCGCCGCCCGCTTCCAGGTGGTCGGTGTCGACGGGCGGGCCTGGCTGCTGTGCTGGCGCAGCCCCGGCTCCTGGGAGGTGGAGGCGGCGTACGACTAG
- a CDS encoding 2-phosphosulfolactate phosphatase, giving the protein MSHPMEPDLAHTQPGSRLRLEWGPTGAAALTSDADVVVVVDVLSFTTTLSIATLRGMRVLPFPWKDDRAAAYAEAAGATLAVGRFEARQLDDPPPSLSPAQLLTCRYVDRLVLPSPNGSTICAAVRDAGSGATVVAASLRNRTAVARWLLPRVAAGATVALVASGERWPDDTLRPAVEDLWGAGAVLDALRAHVEVPTSAEAQVALAAWRAVADRIGDELRACASGRELVDAGFGADVATAAEVDVDDVVPVLTSDGFVRGDPSGPAPQ; this is encoded by the coding sequence GTGTCGCATCCCATGGAGCCGGACCTCGCGCACACGCAGCCCGGCAGCAGGCTCCGGCTCGAGTGGGGACCGACCGGAGCAGCCGCCCTGACCTCCGACGCCGACGTCGTGGTCGTGGTCGACGTCCTGTCGTTCACGACGACCCTCTCCATCGCCACTCTCCGCGGCATGCGCGTGCTGCCGTTCCCGTGGAAGGACGACCGGGCCGCGGCCTACGCCGAGGCGGCGGGCGCCACGCTGGCCGTCGGCCGGTTCGAGGCGCGGCAGCTCGACGACCCGCCCCCGAGCCTGTCCCCTGCCCAGCTCCTCACCTGCAGGTACGTCGACCGGCTGGTCCTGCCCTCGCCCAACGGCTCCACCATCTGCGCGGCCGTCCGCGACGCGGGCTCGGGAGCGACCGTGGTCGCCGCGTCCCTGCGCAACCGGACGGCAGTGGCCCGGTGGCTCCTCCCCCGGGTGGCCGCGGGCGCGACGGTGGCGCTCGTCGCGTCCGGCGAGCGCTGGCCCGACGACACCCTGCGCCCGGCCGTGGAGGACCTGTGGGGCGCGGGCGCGGTCCTCGACGCGCTGCGGGCCCACGTCGAGGTGCCGACCAGCGCCGAGGCGCAGGTCGCGCTGGCTGCCTGGCGGGCCGTCGCCGACCGGATCGGCGACGAGCTGCGCGCCTGTGCGAGCGGCCGCGAGCTGGTCGACGCCGGGTTCGGCGCGGACGTCGCGACGGCAGCAGAGGTCGACGTGGACGACGTGGTCCCGGTGCTCACGAGCGACGGGTTCGTCCGCGGGGACCCGTCCGGCCCTGCCCCGCAGTAG
- a CDS encoding AAA family ATPase, whose protein sequence is MTDIDVTDLLVEAPLPALRLLAEAIDREFVRRQPADSTPFEYAAAQLGVDPTDLVVLEECPELAVTHAVGHWLHEAQARWGLDPVGSVPAGPAMTQSIPGAAGDVRGYAAVSVLLPAGTLGAVPVVARIAPHRFGPDVQLIGRAADNAVLPELFESFLRTCRAESPYRRGAYRVVVSDAGLLLQRWTGRAATRDHLKLDPSVWHTVDRRVHRVIDLADDLAARGLGTSTGLLLVGPPGTGKTQLGTVVAHELAGRATVLVPDTTVTEHSLTDLFELASDLSPSLVLMDDLDLIVGERGETNPHRLREFLNVMDGGLADRSGVVVIASTNDHRKIDKAARRSSRFDTVIKMEAPGVEGRLAILQRYLAWSDADLDLPAVARATDGATGADLKELVRATVLETSDAVTTAALLAQARAGGWREPKPAAGQYL, encoded by the coding sequence ATGACCGACATCGACGTGACGGACCTCCTCGTGGAGGCGCCGCTGCCTGCCCTCCGGCTGCTGGCCGAGGCCATCGACCGCGAGTTCGTGCGTCGCCAGCCGGCCGACAGCACCCCGTTCGAGTACGCCGCCGCGCAGCTGGGCGTCGACCCCACCGACCTGGTCGTGCTGGAGGAGTGCCCGGAGCTCGCCGTCACCCACGCCGTCGGGCACTGGCTCCACGAGGCGCAGGCGCGCTGGGGCCTCGACCCCGTCGGCTCGGTGCCCGCGGGGCCCGCCATGACCCAGTCGATCCCGGGCGCCGCTGGCGACGTCCGGGGCTACGCCGCCGTCAGCGTCCTGCTGCCGGCGGGCACGCTGGGCGCCGTCCCCGTCGTTGCCCGCATCGCGCCGCACCGCTTCGGGCCGGACGTCCAGCTCATCGGTCGCGCCGCCGACAACGCCGTCCTCCCGGAGCTGTTCGAGTCCTTCCTGCGCACCTGCCGCGCGGAGTCGCCCTACCGCCGCGGCGCCTACCGCGTCGTGGTCAGCGATGCCGGCCTGCTGCTCCAGCGGTGGACCGGCCGGGCCGCGACCCGTGACCACCTCAAGCTCGACCCCTCGGTCTGGCACACGGTCGATCGCCGGGTGCACCGCGTGATCGACCTCGCCGACGACCTCGCCGCGCGCGGCCTCGGGACCAGCACCGGCCTGCTCCTGGTCGGACCTCCGGGGACGGGCAAGACCCAGCTGGGCACCGTCGTCGCCCACGAGCTGGCCGGCCGGGCCACCGTGCTCGTGCCGGACACCACGGTGACCGAGCACTCGCTCACCGACCTGTTCGAGCTGGCGTCCGACCTGTCGCCGAGCCTGGTCCTGATGGACGACCTCGACCTGATCGTGGGCGAGCGGGGCGAGACCAACCCCCACCGGCTGCGCGAGTTCCTCAACGTGATGGACGGAGGCCTCGCCGACCGCAGCGGTGTCGTCGTGATCGCGTCGACCAACGACCACCGCAAGATCGACAAGGCCGCGCGGCGCTCGTCGCGGTTCGACACCGTCATCAAGATGGAGGCCCCCGGCGTCGAGGGCCGCCTGGCGATCCTTCAGCGCTATCTCGCCTGGAGCGACGCCGACCTCGACCTGCCGGCCGTCGCCCGCGCCACCGACGGCGCCACCGGGGCGGACCTCAAGGAGCTCGTGCGGGCCACCGTCCTGGAGACCTCCGACGCGGTGACCACCGCCGCGCTGCTGGCCCAGGCCCGCGCCGGCGGCTGGCGGGAGCCCAAGCCGGCCGCGGGCCAGTACCTCTAG
- the serA gene encoding phosphoglycerate dehydrogenase, which yields MKALLLENIHPAAVEYLEGRGYDVELRAGSLSEDELIASLDGVDLLGIRSNTNVTARVLDAAPGLLAVGCFCIGTNQVDLAAAAERGIGVFNAPYSNTRSVVELVIAEIISLARRLPEKTQRMHDGIWDKSAKGSHEVRGRTLGIVGYGNIGTQLSTVAEALGMSVVFYDTADRPAHGNARRVRTLPELLAVSDVVSLHVDGRPGNAGFFGAGEFAQMKRRAMFINASRGMVVDYDALRENLLSGHIAGAAVDVFPAEPKAQGDPFTSVLRGLDNVILTPHIGGSTQEAQEEIGGFVAEKLARFALEGSTALSVNLPDVLPGEFTPGHRIGFLHHNVPGVLTGLNAAFSDAGDNVVGQHLSTRNSLGYVVVDASEPLSAEAVETLRGSEHCVWVRTF from the coding sequence GTGAAGGCTCTGCTGCTCGAGAACATCCACCCCGCCGCCGTCGAGTACCTGGAGGGCCGCGGGTACGACGTGGAGCTCCGCGCGGGGTCGTTGTCCGAGGACGAGCTGATCGCCTCCCTCGACGGGGTCGACCTGCTCGGCATCCGCTCCAACACCAATGTCACCGCCCGCGTCCTCGACGCCGCCCCCGGGCTGCTCGCCGTCGGCTGCTTCTGCATCGGCACCAACCAGGTCGACCTGGCCGCCGCCGCCGAGCGCGGCATCGGGGTGTTCAACGCGCCGTACTCCAACACGCGCAGCGTCGTCGAGCTCGTCATCGCCGAGATCATCAGCCTCGCCCGCCGCCTGCCGGAGAAGACCCAGCGGATGCACGACGGGATCTGGGACAAGTCGGCCAAGGGCAGCCACGAGGTCCGTGGCCGCACCCTCGGCATCGTCGGCTACGGCAACATCGGCACGCAGCTCTCGACCGTCGCCGAGGCCCTCGGCATGAGCGTCGTCTTCTACGACACCGCCGACCGTCCGGCCCACGGCAACGCCCGCCGCGTCCGCACGCTGCCCGAGCTGCTCGCCGTGTCCGACGTCGTCAGCCTCCACGTCGACGGCCGTCCCGGCAACGCCGGCTTCTTCGGCGCCGGCGAGTTCGCGCAGATGAAGCGTCGTGCGATGTTCATCAACGCCTCGCGCGGCATGGTCGTCGACTACGACGCCCTGCGCGAGAACCTGCTGTCGGGCCACATCGCCGGCGCCGCCGTGGACGTCTTCCCGGCCGAGCCCAAGGCGCAGGGCGACCCGTTCACCTCCGTGCTGCGCGGCCTCGACAACGTCATCCTCACGCCCCACATCGGCGGCTCGACGCAGGAGGCGCAGGAGGAGATCGGTGGCTTCGTCGCCGAGAAGCTCGCCCGCTTCGCCCTGGAGGGCAGCACCGCGCTGTCGGTCAACCTGCCCGACGTCCTGCCGGGCGAGTTCACCCCCGGCCACCGGATCGGCTTCCTCCACCACAACGTCCCCGGCGTGCTGACCGGCCTCAACGCGGCCTTCTCCGACGCCGGCGACAACGTGGTCGGCCAGCACCTGTCGACCCGCAACAGCCTCGGGTACGTCGTCGTGGACGCCTCCGAGCCGCTCTCGGCCGAGGCCGTGGAGACCCTGCGCGGTTCCGAGCACTGCGTCTGGGTGCGCACCTTCTAG
- a CDS encoding VOC family protein yields the protein MFLENVVFDATDPRSLGRSWESRLGTTTLTDVPEGFETRLELPGWPYLDLCFQRVPEPPTGPERLRLDVDGDTGALAALVLESADPERDRAFWAWLTGWVPVEGRGAVLRHPSSNGPVLELAPERAPKVDGKNRIHLDIRLEEEDPDEVARAIADHGGRELDLGYGELPWRHYADPSGNELCVLVAHH from the coding sequence GTGTTCCTCGAGAATGTCGTCTTCGACGCCACCGATCCACGCTCCCTGGGCCGCTCCTGGGAGTCCCGGCTCGGCACCACGACCCTGACCGACGTGCCCGAGGGCTTCGAGACGCGGCTCGAGCTCCCGGGCTGGCCCTATCTCGACCTGTGCTTCCAGCGGGTGCCCGAGCCACCCACCGGCCCGGAGCGGCTGCGCCTCGACGTCGACGGCGACACCGGCGCCCTCGCGGCGCTGGTCCTCGAGTCGGCGGACCCGGAGCGGGACCGTGCGTTCTGGGCCTGGCTGACCGGCTGGGTGCCGGTGGAGGGGAGGGGGGCGGTGCTGCGGCACCCGTCCTCGAACGGGCCGGTGCTCGAGCTGGCGCCCGAGCGGGCGCCGAAGGTCGACGGGAAGAACCGGATCCACCTCGACATCCGGCTCGAGGAGGAGGACCCGGACGAGGTGGCCCGGGCGATCGCCGACCACGGCGGACGGGAGCTCGACCTCGGCTACGGCGAGCTGCCGTGGCGCCACTACGCCGACCCCTCGGGCAACGAGCTCTGCGTGCTGGTGGCCCACCACTGA